The proteins below come from a single Deltaproteobacteria bacterium genomic window:
- a CDS encoding LLM class F420-dependent oxidoreductase, protein MQFGIHYSLGVGVHPTADDYIGIAQQAEALGFSSVWLGDHIVIPEEISSPYPYTRDGSVGFARDIPWPDPFVLLAALAVATKTIRLGTSVAIIPYRNPLHVAKAVATVDLVSHGRYLFGVGIGWLKEEFDALGEPFNERAARTREYLQVMKAIWSGEVAKFQGKYFSFPDLHTNPLPVQKPHPPIIFGGESTAALKRIADLGDGWQPGPIPLDDFRERRGQLKILLEERGRDLSQLQISMIGSAPDLQQHPEKLAALEDLGVKEVVVFMTGATVDDTRRAIDEAARGLIG, encoded by the coding sequence ATGCAATTTGGCATCCACTATTCTCTCGGCGTCGGCGTGCATCCCACCGCCGACGATTACATCGGCATCGCCCAACAAGCGGAAGCACTGGGCTTTAGCTCGGTCTGGCTCGGTGATCATATCGTCATTCCCGAAGAGATTTCTTCCCCCTATCCGTACACCCGCGATGGCTCTGTCGGTTTCGCGCGGGATATTCCATGGCCGGATCCCTTCGTTTTGCTGGCGGCATTGGCGGTCGCCACCAAAACCATTCGCTTGGGCACCAGCGTGGCGATTATTCCCTACCGCAATCCCCTGCATGTGGCGAAAGCGGTAGCGACCGTGGACCTGGTCTCGCATGGCCGTTACTTGTTCGGCGTGGGCATTGGCTGGCTCAAAGAAGAGTTCGATGCCTTGGGCGAGCCGTTCAACGAACGAGCCGCGCGTACACGCGAATATCTTCAGGTCATGAAAGCCATCTGGTCAGGAGAAGTAGCCAAGTTCCAGGGGAAGTATTTCTCTTTTCCGGATTTGCACACCAATCCGCTTCCCGTACAGAAGCCGCATCCGCCTATTATCTTTGGCGGCGAGAGCACGGCGGCGCTCAAACGCATCGCCGACCTCGGCGACGGTTGGCAACCGGGGCCGATCCCGCTGGACGATTTTCGCGAACGTCGAGGGCAACTGAAGATTTTGCTGGAAGAACGTGGCAGAGACTTGTCGCAATTACAAATCTCAATGATCGGCAGCGCGCCCGACCTTCAGCAACATCCGGAAAAACTCGCGGCGCTAGAAGATCTCGGCGTCAAAGAGGTGGTGGTGTTTATGACCGGGGCGACGGTGGACGACACGCGCCGCGCCATTGACGAAGCAGCGCGCGGGCTGATTGGTTGA
- a CDS encoding zinc-binding dehydrogenase yields MKGKIAYIPQARTLEFHEFDLPDVEPGAILAQVSRTNICGSEVHMWRGEFGKRGVMPGHEMVGRVYKLGKGVTTDTAGQPLKEGDRIAPVYYRTCGLCANCRDGNAAACLTMGIREKRLVPQDAPHFHTPFGTHYYIQPGQHVYKVPENVPDYAASSANCALSQVFFGLDRGNLRYDETLVVQGAGGLGLHAMAVAKARGARVIAIDGVELRLKRAKAFGADELVDMREYSTSDARVRRIRELTKGIGPDVVLEVAGIPEAFLEAINIVRNGGRVLELGNISPGLTVAIPPSVITFKSISIIGVATYNPHYLLKSLNFLSEHIDKYPYHELVDAVFPLERAAEALDKSDRKEITRAAVEP; encoded by the coding sequence ATGAAAGGCAAGATCGCCTACATTCCGCAAGCACGGACGTTGGAGTTTCACGAATTCGATTTACCGGATGTCGAGCCGGGCGCGATTCTCGCGCAAGTGTCGCGCACGAACATCTGCGGCTCGGAAGTGCACATGTGGCGCGGCGAGTTCGGCAAGCGTGGGGTCATGCCCGGCCATGAGATGGTCGGACGGGTGTACAAACTGGGCAAAGGCGTGACGACAGACACCGCTGGTCAGCCGCTCAAAGAAGGCGACCGCATTGCCCCAGTGTATTACCGTACCTGTGGCTTGTGCGCCAATTGTCGTGACGGCAACGCTGCTGCCTGCCTGACCATGGGCATCCGCGAGAAACGCCTCGTGCCGCAAGACGCGCCTCATTTCCACACGCCCTTCGGCACGCATTACTACATTCAGCCCGGTCAGCACGTCTACAAAGTGCCGGAGAACGTTCCGGACTACGCCGCCTCGTCGGCCAACTGCGCGCTGTCGCAGGTGTTTTTCGGCTTGGATCGCGGCAATTTGCGCTATGACGAGACGCTGGTCGTCCAAGGCGCAGGCGGGTTGGGGCTGCATGCCATGGCGGTGGCCAAGGCCCGTGGCGCGCGCGTGATCGCTATTGACGGTGTGGAGCTGCGTTTGAAACGGGCGAAAGCGTTCGGCGCGGATGAACTGGTGGACATGCGCGAATACTCCACATCCGACGCCAGAGTGCGCCGCATCCGCGAACTCACCAAAGGCATCGGCCCGGATGTGGTGCTGGAAGTCGCGGGCATTCCCGAAGCCTTCCTCGAAGCGATCAATATCGTACGCAATGGCGGACGAGTGCTGGAGCTGGGGAACATTTCTCCCGGCCTGACTGTGGCGATTCCGCCGTCGGTCATCACCTTCAAGTCCATTTCGATCATCGGCGTGGCGACCTACAACCCGCACTATCTGCTCAAGTCGCTGAACTTCTTGTCCGAGCATATCGACAAGTATCCCTACCACGAACTCGTCGATGCTGTGTTCCCGCTGGAACGCGCGGCAGAGGCGCTGGACAAGTCGGACCGTAAAGAGATCACCCGCGCGGCGGTAGAACCATAA
- the rsmA gene encoding 16S rRNA (adenine(1518)-N(6)/adenine(1519)-N(6))-dimethyltransferase RsmA: protein MSPTLLQQTRFALDELGVRPHKQFGQHFLIDPTVLDHMIEAACIGPTDTIVEIGPGLGVLSDRLAEMAACLHLVELDRVLAERLQQRFARNPSVSVLSADFLKLDVPATFPEPRIHVVASLPYNVATPILFRLLEHRRQFPEVTVMIQKEVAERLTASPGTKAYGVPSVLTQLYATVTTICTVGSRSFFPAPKVESQVIRLEFQDEPRVMIGDEKGFQRVVKAAFSQRRKTLRNTLKAAGYPNLEAVERATGIDLQRRGETLSLEEFAVLAHGLAQQGGTTEEAASVK from the coding sequence ATGAGTCCAACCCTCCTCCAACAAACCCGCTTCGCGCTTGATGAATTGGGCGTGCGGCCGCACAAACAATTCGGCCAACATTTCCTTATCGACCCTACTGTGCTCGATCATATGATCGAGGCGGCGTGCATTGGTCCAACTGACACGATTGTGGAAATTGGTCCAGGCTTGGGCGTGTTGTCCGACCGTTTGGCTGAGATGGCGGCCTGTCTGCATCTTGTCGAGTTAGACCGCGTCTTAGCCGAGCGCCTGCAACAGCGCTTTGCCAGGAATCCTAGCGTGTCTGTCCTCTCGGCGGATTTCCTCAAGCTGGACGTCCCCGCGACCTTCCCTGAGCCACGCATCCACGTGGTGGCGAGTCTCCCCTACAATGTCGCCACCCCAATCCTGTTTCGCCTTCTAGAACATCGGCGGCAGTTTCCTGAAGTGACCGTGATGATCCAGAAAGAAGTGGCTGAGCGCCTGACTGCGAGCCCCGGCACGAAAGCCTATGGCGTGCCGTCGGTGCTGACGCAGTTGTACGCTACCGTGACCACCATTTGTACGGTGGGTTCACGGAGTTTTTTCCCGGCTCCGAAAGTCGAATCGCAAGTCATCCGCTTAGAATTTCAGGACGAGCCCCGAGTCATGATCGGCGATGAAAAAGGCTTCCAGCGCGTAGTCAAAGCCGCATTCTCGCAACGGCGCAAAACCTTGCGCAACACACTCAAGGCGGCGGGCTATCCGAACCTGGAAGCGGTCGAGCGCGCCACGGGCATCGATTTGCAGCGGCGAGGAGAGACGCTGAGTTTGGAAGAGTTTGCCGTGTTGGCGCATGGGCTGGCTCAGCAGGGGGGAACGACTGAAGAAGCGGCGAGCGTCAAATAA
- a CDS encoding Uma2 family endonuclease, giving the protein MVAVVAPTLYRFTRDEYYRMGEAGLFIDKRVELLDGEIITMPPQNPPHAGTTNHIGGIFIHLLGSAFTVRMQTPIVLDDWSEPEPDIAVCQPDPDDYMFAHPRADQVLLLIEVAESSLPYDRRRKTAAYARSGVPEYWIINLVDKWIEIFSDPDPAAQCYRNERHATASDTVTLPGGSVLSAAALLPRS; this is encoded by the coding sequence ATGGTTGCTGTTGTCGCTCCGACTCTCTATCGTTTCACGCGCGACGAATACTACCGCATGGGCGAAGCCGGCTTGTTTATCGACAAGCGAGTCGAGCTGCTCGATGGGGAAATCATTACCATGCCGCCGCAGAATCCACCGCATGCCGGCACAACAAATCATATAGGCGGGATCTTCATCCACCTCCTTGGCTCTGCCTTTACTGTTCGGATGCAAACCCCTATCGTTCTCGACGACTGGAGTGAGCCAGAACCGGATATCGCCGTCTGCCAACCGGACCCGGACGATTATATGTTTGCGCATCCGCGAGCGGATCAGGTGCTCCTTCTCATCGAAGTCGCCGAGTCCAGTCTTCCTTACGATCGGAGGCGGAAGACTGCTGCCTATGCCAGAAGCGGCGTTCCCGAGTATTGGATCATCAACTTGGTCGATAAATGGATCGAGATATTCAGCGATCCTGACCCAGCCGCACAGTGCTACCGCAACGAACGCCACGCCACCGCCAGCGATACAGTGACGCTTCCCGGTGGGAGCGTCCTTTCGGCTGCGGCCTTGTTGCCTCGCTCTTGA
- a CDS encoding methylmalonyl-CoA mutase family protein, which translates to MGDTRDVAKATQEWEEKVVKKILTRSPERKARFETTSGIEIKRAYTPADTEKLDYHTALNFPGQYPFTRGVQPTMYRGRFWTMRQYAGFGTAEESNKRYRYLLDQGQTGLSVAFDLPTQMGRDSDHQLASGEVGRAGVAIDSLADMEILLKGIPLDTVSTSMTINATASILLALYLVVAEKQGVAWDKVNGTIQNDLLKEYVARGTYIYPPQPSLRVITDIFAFCADQVPNWNTISISGYHIREAGSSAAQEIAFTLADGIAYIDAAVKTGLDVDSFASRLSFFFNVHNNFFEEIAKFRAARRLWAKIMKERFHAQDPRSWMLRTHAQTAGSTLTAQQPDNNIMRVTIQALAAVLGGTNSLHTNSRDEALALPTEDSVRIALRTQQVIAYESGAADTIDPLAGSYFVESLTDQLEAKAVEYIERIDKLGGAVKAIEAGYQQREIHEAAFRYQQAVESKDQIIVGVNDFTVEEDNQGELLKMDLSLEDQQKRKLAAVKAERNQAAAKTALDKVEATAREGGNLMPIVIDAVRAYATLGEISDAMRRVFGEYRAPSFL; encoded by the coding sequence ATGGGGGACACCCGCGACGTAGCCAAAGCCACGCAAGAGTGGGAAGAAAAAGTTGTCAAAAAAATTCTGACGCGCTCGCCCGAGCGCAAAGCGCGGTTCGAGACCACTTCGGGCATCGAGATCAAACGCGCCTACACTCCGGCGGATACCGAGAAGCTGGATTACCACACCGCGCTCAATTTCCCTGGCCAATATCCTTTTACTCGCGGCGTGCAGCCCACGATGTATCGCGGGCGCTTCTGGACAATGCGCCAATACGCCGGTTTCGGCACGGCGGAGGAATCGAACAAGCGCTACCGCTACTTGCTGGACCAAGGACAGACCGGCCTTTCCGTCGCCTTTGACCTGCCCACGCAAATGGGCCGTGACTCGGACCATCAACTCGCGTCAGGCGAAGTCGGTCGCGCTGGTGTGGCCATCGATTCTCTTGCCGACATGGAAATCCTCCTCAAAGGGATTCCCCTCGATACAGTCAGTACTTCCATGACCATCAACGCCACTGCCTCTATCCTATTGGCCCTCTATCTCGTGGTCGCGGAGAAACAGGGCGTCGCATGGGACAAGGTCAACGGCACGATTCAGAACGACCTGCTGAAAGAATATGTAGCGCGCGGCACTTACATTTATCCGCCGCAGCCGTCGCTGCGTGTCATTACAGATATTTTCGCGTTCTGCGCGGACCAGGTGCCCAACTGGAACACCATCTCCATTTCCGGGTACCACATCCGTGAAGCCGGCTCCTCCGCTGCGCAGGAGATCGCCTTTACGCTGGCCGATGGCATTGCCTATATCGATGCAGCGGTGAAGACCGGGCTCGATGTGGACAGCTTCGCTTCGCGGCTCTCCTTCTTCTTCAACGTACACAACAACTTTTTCGAGGAGATCGCCAAGTTCCGCGCAGCACGGCGACTCTGGGCCAAGATCATGAAAGAGCGCTTCCATGCGCAAGACCCGCGTTCGTGGATGCTGCGCACCCATGCGCAGACGGCAGGCTCGACGCTGACCGCGCAGCAGCCGGATAACAACATTATGCGCGTGACCATTCAGGCGCTGGCCGCAGTGCTTGGCGGCACGAACTCGCTGCATACCAACTCGCGCGACGAAGCCCTGGCGTTGCCGACCGAAGATTCCGTGCGCATCGCGCTGCGGACGCAGCAAGTGATCGCCTACGAGTCCGGCGCGGCGGATACGATAGATCCCCTAGCGGGCTCGTATTTTGTCGAGTCGCTCACCGATCAACTGGAAGCCAAGGCGGTCGAGTACATCGAACGCATCGATAAGCTCGGCGGGGCGGTCAAAGCTATCGAAGCCGGGTATCAACAGCGCGAGATTCACGAGGCTGCGTTCCGCTATCAGCAGGCGGTCGAGAGCAAGGACCAAATCATCGTCGGCGTAAACGACTTTACCGTGGAAGAGGACAACCAAGGCGAGTTGCTCAAGATGGATCTCTCTTTAGAAGATCAACAGAAACGGAAACTCGCCGCCGTCAAAGCCGAACGCAACCAAGCCGCTGCGAAAACCGCGCTTGATAAGGTGGAAGCCACCGCTCGCGAGGGTGGCAATCTCATGCCAATCGTTATCGACGCGGTTCGCGCCTACGCCACGCTGGGAGAAATTTCCGACGCCATGCGCCGCGTGTTCGGCGAGTATCGCGCACCGTCGTTTTTGTAA
- the nuoF gene encoding NADH-quinone oxidoreductase subunit NuoF, which yields MAEKTLLRHLDIPDFHKLAVYAAHGGYETARTVLTTMKPEEVVDQVKASNLRGRGGAGFGTGMKWGFLPKDTQKPIYLCCNADESEPGTFKDRAIIEWDTHLLLEGILISSYAIKSHIAYIYIRGEFVFGAQRLEEEIASAYAKGLLGKNIFGTGYDLDVYVHRGAGAYICGEETGLIESLEGKRAYPRIKPPFPAVYGLFGCPTIVNNVETLACVPMIMQNGAAWFKAIGPESGPGPKVYCVSGHVEKPGLYELPMGVTLRSILYDHAGGIRGGKKLKAVMPGGSSFPILTADEIDVAMDFDSMRKINAFLGSAGIVVMDEDTCMVKALEIIDRFYHVESCGQCSPCREGTGWLHKLLSRLEQGDGKPEDIDLMDRICTNMMGNTVCVLADAAAMPTQSFLGKFRDEFVAHLTAGGCPMKKKNGIAAHRQAA from the coding sequence ATGGCCGAGAAAACGCTCCTCCGTCATCTGGACATTCCCGATTTTCATAAGCTCGCTGTGTATGCCGCGCACGGCGGCTACGAAACCGCTCGCACGGTGCTGACCACCATGAAACCCGAAGAGGTGGTGGATCAGGTCAAAGCCTCGAATCTGCGCGGACGCGGCGGTGCCGGGTTCGGCACTGGCATGAAATGGGGCTTCCTCCCGAAGGATACGCAGAAGCCGATTTATCTGTGCTGCAATGCCGACGAAAGCGAACCCGGCACCTTCAAAGATCGCGCGATCATCGAGTGGGACACGCACCTCCTGCTCGAAGGTATTCTGATTTCTTCCTACGCGATCAAATCGCACATAGCCTACATCTATATTCGCGGCGAGTTCGTGTTTGGTGCCCAGCGGTTGGAAGAAGAGATTGCCTCGGCATATGCCAAGGGCTTGCTCGGCAAGAATATCTTCGGCACCGGGTATGACTTGGATGTCTATGTCCACCGTGGCGCTGGTGCCTACATCTGTGGCGAAGAGACCGGGCTGATCGAGTCGCTGGAAGGAAAGCGGGCGTATCCACGCATCAAACCCCCATTTCCTGCCGTCTACGGCTTGTTCGGCTGTCCGACCATCGTCAATAATGTGGAGACCTTAGCCTGCGTGCCGATGATCATGCAGAACGGTGCCGCGTGGTTCAAGGCGATCGGTCCGGAGAGCGGTCCCGGTCCTAAAGTCTACTGCGTGAGCGGCCACGTGGAAAAGCCGGGACTCTATGAGCTGCCGATGGGAGTGACGCTCCGCTCTATCCTCTATGACCATGCTGGCGGGATTCGCGGCGGTAAAAAGCTGAAAGCCGTCATGCCCGGCGGATCGTCGTTCCCCATTCTGACCGCCGATGAAATTGACGTGGCGATGGATTTCGACTCCATGCGCAAGATCAATGCTTTCCTCGGATCCGCTGGTATTGTCGTCATGGATGAAGACACCTGTATGGTGAAAGCGCTGGAAATCATCGATCGCTTCTACCATGTCGAATCGTGCGGGCAATGTTCGCCCTGCCGCGAAGGTACGGGTTGGCTCCACAAGCTGTTGAGCCGATTGGAACAGGGCGACGGCAAGCCCGAAGATATCGACTTGATGGATCGGATCTGCACGAACATGATGGGCAACACGGTGTGCGTGCTGGCGGACGCGGCAGCCATGCCGACGCAAAGTTTTCTCGGCAAATTCCGTGATGAGTTTGTCGCGCACCTCACCGCAGGCGGCTGTCCAATGAAAAAGAAAAATGGGATAGCCGCGCATAGACAGGCAGCGTAA
- a CDS encoding molybdopterin-dependent oxidoreductase yields the protein MPKLEIDGKEITVEDGLNLIQAAERLGIEIPHYCYHPGLSISGNCRMCLVEIEKMPKLQIACNTKATEGMVVKTTSPKTKVAQSAVLEFILANHPVDCPICDQAGECKLQDYYMDYGKYRSQMEIDAKVEKRKVVDLGPQVVLDQERCILCARCTRFLDEVTKTSELGLFARGDKTYIDLFPGKNLDNPYSANVVDVCPVGALTSKDFRFKARVWYLEKTESVCTRCATGCNIDIYHRRGQMYRFRPRSNPDVNQYWMCDEGRLWYKELQQESRLMRPQIAAEEGFVTATWDRAFGSVVKTLTETKAQHGANAVAGIIGAKATNEEAYLLTRLLKEQIGTSCLAGFSWSPAEAFHDDFLIKADKNPNSRGLHALGMLNGGPSAADVLAAAERGEVKALVVFAADLTTEFSQERLDVALGGIQVIVCDTDLSGMTDYADVVLPIGAAPEIDGTLTNAAGRVQRIKQAFPPPQQAKPGWEVVATLGAKLGGFEPLSISEAFSELAKNTPAFAGLTYGKLGEHGAPLANLS from the coding sequence ATGCCGAAACTCGAAATTGACGGAAAAGAGATCACGGTCGAGGATGGACTCAATCTCATCCAAGCGGCGGAGCGCCTGGGCATTGAGATCCCCCATTATTGTTACCATCCCGGACTGAGCATTTCTGGCAACTGTCGGATGTGTTTGGTGGAAATCGAGAAAATGCCCAAGCTGCAGATCGCTTGCAACACTAAAGCGACCGAAGGCATGGTAGTGAAAACCACCAGTCCGAAGACGAAAGTAGCGCAATCCGCCGTGCTCGAATTCATTTTGGCGAACCATCCGGTCGATTGCCCGATCTGCGACCAAGCCGGGGAATGCAAACTGCAAGATTATTACATGGACTATGGGAAGTACCGTAGTCAGATGGAGATTGATGCCAAGGTCGAGAAGCGCAAGGTGGTCGATCTTGGCCCGCAGGTGGTGCTGGACCAGGAGCGTTGCATTCTCTGCGCGCGTTGCACCCGTTTCCTTGACGAAGTGACCAAGACGAGCGAGCTGGGGCTCTTCGCTCGCGGTGACAAAACCTACATCGACCTCTTTCCAGGGAAGAACCTGGATAATCCCTATTCCGCCAATGTCGTGGACGTGTGCCCCGTCGGCGCGCTCACTAGTAAAGATTTTCGCTTCAAAGCTCGCGTGTGGTATCTGGAGAAAACCGAGTCGGTTTGCACCCGCTGCGCTACTGGCTGCAACATCGACATTTATCACCGTCGCGGCCAGATGTATCGTTTCCGGCCTCGCTCCAATCCCGACGTGAACCAGTATTGGATGTGCGACGAGGGGCGGCTTTGGTACAAAGAACTGCAACAGGAAAGCCGCCTCATGCGTCCGCAGATTGCCGCAGAGGAGGGCTTCGTCACGGCGACCTGGGACCGGGCGTTTGGGTCGGTCGTGAAGACGCTTACCGAAACGAAAGCGCAACACGGCGCGAACGCGGTGGCGGGGATTATCGGAGCCAAGGCGACGAACGAAGAGGCTTATCTTTTGACCCGCTTGCTGAAAGAGCAGATTGGCACCAGTTGCCTCGCCGGGTTCTCTTGGTCTCCGGCTGAGGCGTTCCACGACGATTTCTTAATCAAAGCCGATAAAAATCCGAACTCGCGCGGGCTCCATGCCTTGGGCATGCTAAATGGCGGCCCCTCGGCGGCCGATGTCTTAGCCGCTGCCGAAAGAGGCGAGGTCAAGGCGCTGGTCGTATTCGCTGCCGATCTGACAACAGAGTTTTCTCAAGAACGACTAGATGTCGCACTGGGCGGTATCCAGGTCATCGTCTGCGACACCGATCTCAGCGGGATGACCGACTATGCCGATGTCGTCCTGCCGATCGGCGCGGCTCCAGAAATCGACGGCACCCTCACCAACGCTGCCGGCCGCGTGCAACGCATCAAGCAAGCGTTTCCGCCTCCACAGCAAGCGAAACCTGGCTGGGAAGTGGTAGCGACGCTCGGGGCGAAACTCGGTGGTTTCGAGCCGCTGTCTATCTCCGAAGCGTTCTCGGAACTCGCCAAGAATACGCCTGCGTTTGCCGGCCTTACCTACGGCAAGCTCGGCGAGCATGGCGCGCCGCTCGCCAACCTCTCCTAG
- a CDS encoding LLM class F420-dependent oxidoreductase, translating to MKFGFFGINMNVCSNPEVAARVAQAAEAAGFESVWTGEHVVLPDPQAAPSPLPPLHPLLDPAVALAFIAAHTKKVRLGTGIIILPQRNPLVLAKELASVDVVSGGRLIFGLGIGYLKAEFDALGAPFGQKGPRSMEYLQAMKAVWTQENPSYQGQFVSFSAIQARPQPVQKPHPPVVIGGHTKEAFQRAVEHGNGWYGFALDVAATAKCLAGLKEAAQKVRRPAELGTLEISITPGPALDLDLDLAKRYADLGVSRLIPFRRAKTEQELLDFISQSSSTLIGKV from the coding sequence ATGAAATTCGGCTTTTTCGGCATCAACATGAACGTCTGTAGCAATCCCGAGGTGGCCGCGCGCGTCGCGCAGGCGGCGGAGGCTGCCGGGTTTGAATCGGTCTGGACTGGTGAACATGTCGTCCTGCCTGATCCGCAAGCGGCACCGTCGCCATTGCCACCACTCCACCCATTGCTCGATCCCGCAGTCGCATTGGCATTCATCGCCGCACACACCAAGAAGGTCAGGTTAGGAACGGGCATCATTATCCTGCCGCAACGCAATCCGCTGGTGTTGGCCAAGGAGCTGGCGAGTGTGGATGTGGTGTCCGGCGGACGGCTGATCTTCGGGTTGGGCATCGGCTACCTCAAGGCGGAGTTCGACGCGCTGGGCGCGCCTTTCGGTCAGAAGGGGCCGCGCTCGATGGAGTATCTGCAAGCGATGAAGGCAGTGTGGACACAAGAGAACCCATCGTACCAAGGGCAATTCGTTTCTTTCAGTGCTATTCAGGCACGCCCGCAGCCAGTGCAAAAACCTCATCCACCGGTCGTTATTGGCGGACACACGAAAGAAGCGTTTCAACGCGCGGTCGAGCATGGCAATGGCTGGTACGGCTTTGCCTTGGATGTGGCCGCGACCGCGAAATGCCTCGCTGGATTGAAGGAAGCGGCGCAGAAGGTGCGACGCCCGGCGGAATTGGGAACATTGGAGATTAGCATTACGCCCGGACCAGCTCTCGATCTCGATCTCGATCTGGCGAAGCGTTACGCCGACTTAGGCGTCTCCAGGCTGATTCCGTTTCGTCGCGCGAAGACAGAGCAGGAACTGCTCGACTTTATTAGTCAGTCGAGTAGTACGCTGATTGGCAAAGTTTAA
- a CDS encoding thioesterase family protein, which produces MKDTLKPGMSSEKTITTTPDMGISHMGPSVPSMFSTPAMIMLMEGACVEFLTPHMSAGEQTVGFHVNVKHLAPTKIGQNVRAKVTLNEIKGRRLLFTVEAFNEEDGAKVGDGTHERAVVEIARFAGH; this is translated from the coding sequence ATGAAAGATACACTCAAACCCGGCATGTCATCTGAGAAGACGATTACGACCACCCCGGACATGGGCATTTCCCACATGGGGCCTAGTGTTCCCAGCATGTTCTCGACGCCAGCCATGATTATGCTCATGGAAGGCGCGTGCGTGGAGTTTCTCACTCCGCATATGAGCGCAGGCGAGCAGACGGTCGGCTTTCACGTCAACGTCAAGCACTTGGCTCCGACCAAGATCGGCCAGAACGTGCGGGCGAAAGTCACGCTGAATGAAATCAAAGGCCGCCGGCTGCTGTTCACTGTCGAAGCCTTCAACGAAGAAGATGGCGCCAAAGTCGGCGACGGCACGCATGAACGCGCGGTGGTGGAGATTGCACGTTTCGCTGGGCATTGA
- a CDS encoding cytochrome P450, with amino-acid sequence MSGTQGGSVADLTQEATVASPVEFNPLSSEFRADPHPFYARLRAEDPVHWSPFLGFWVLTRYADCAAVLRDGKRFSADPHDLAIYETLMQSLGEDRPLGKMERKWLLLLNPPDHTRLRTLVTKAFTPRVVENLRPRIQEVVDELLDKVQDAGVMDVIADLSYPLPVTVIAGMLGVPAEDRDMFKAWTSDLARTLDPILSPEVLDAGDAAAVAFSDYFKALVAKRRKDPQEDLLSALVAAEEQGDRLTEEELIATAVLLFGAGHETTMNLIGNGLLALFRYPEQMAKLKADPTLIQSAIEEFLRFDGPVQMTARTALENLDIGGKTLEKGQQAIIALTAANRDPAQFANPNRFDITRKDNTHIAFSHGIHYCLGAPLARVEAQLAIDTLLRRFPNLRLATEDLEWREMVTLRGLKALPINF; translated from the coding sequence ATGTCAGGAACTCAAGGCGGTTCGGTCGCTGACCTAACTCAGGAGGCGACCGTTGCCTCCCCCGTCGAATTCAACCCGCTGTCTTCCGAATTTCGCGCCGATCCGCATCCGTTCTATGCCCGCCTCCGTGCGGAGGACCCGGTGCATTGGAGTCCGTTCCTCGGCTTCTGGGTGCTGACGCGCTATGCCGATTGCGCGGCGGTGTTGCGCGACGGGAAGCGGTTTAGCGCCGATCCGCATGACTTGGCGATCTACGAGACGCTGATGCAAAGCCTCGGTGAGGATCGTCCACTTGGAAAGATGGAGCGGAAGTGGCTGCTGCTCTTGAATCCCCCCGATCATACCCGCTTGCGCACATTGGTGACGAAAGCATTTACTCCGCGCGTGGTGGAAAACCTGCGCCCGCGCATTCAAGAAGTCGTGGACGAACTGCTTGACAAGGTGCAAGACGCCGGCGTGATGGACGTGATCGCCGACCTGTCATATCCCTTGCCGGTGACGGTCATTGCCGGAATGCTGGGCGTGCCGGCGGAAGATCGCGATATGTTCAAAGCCTGGACTTCGGATCTCGCCCGCACTCTCGATCCCATTCTTTCTCCAGAAGTGCTGGATGCTGGCGATGCCGCAGCTGTGGCGTTTTCCGATTATTTCAAGGCGCTGGTGGCGAAGCGGCGCAAAGATCCTCAGGAGGATTTACTCAGCGCTCTCGTCGCTGCGGAAGAGCAGGGTGATCGCCTCACTGAAGAGGAGTTGATTGCCACCGCCGTGCTGCTCTTCGGTGCCGGGCACGAGACCACGATGAACCTGATCGGTAATGGTCTCCTCGCCTTGTTCCGTTACCCGGAGCAGATGGCGAAGCTGAAGGCGGACCCGACGCTGATTCAAAGCGCGATCGAAGAGTTCCTGCGCTTCGATGGTCCCGTACAAATGACTGCGCGCACGGCTTTGGAAAATCTGGACATTGGCGGCAAGACGCTTGAGAAAGGGCAACAAGCCATCATTGCACTCACGGCAGCCAATCGCGACCCGGCGCAATTTGCCAATCCCAATCGTTTCGACATCACTCGCAAAGACAACACCCATATCGCCTTCAGTCACGGCATTCACTATTGCCTGGGAGCGCCGCTCGCGCGTGTGGAAGCGCAGCTCGCCATCGACACCCTGCTGCGCCGCTTCCCTAACCTGCGCCTGGCGACGGAAGACCTTGAGTGGCGTGAGATGGTGACGTTGCGCGGACTGAAAGCGCTACCCATCAACTTTTAG